Proteins from a single region of Geothrix sp. PMB-07:
- a CDS encoding YciI family protein yields MKYICFGYLDVEQWLKLPQAEQNAMVDACFAYDETLKRDGHWVGGEGLQGPDTAAMVRYQDGKVSVTDGPYAETKELLGGLLILEARDLNHAIHLISNHPGVKMGPWEVRPAADLDQVIRESQARRAASK; encoded by the coding sequence ATGAAATACATCTGCTTCGGATACCTCGATGTCGAGCAGTGGCTGAAGCTTCCCCAGGCGGAACAGAACGCCATGGTGGACGCCTGCTTCGCCTACGACGAAACCCTCAAAAGGGATGGCCACTGGGTCGGTGGCGAAGGCCTTCAAGGGCCCGACACGGCGGCCATGGTGCGCTATCAGGACGGCAAGGTCTCCGTCACCGACGGTCCCTATGCCGAGACCAAGGAACTGCTGGGCGGCCTCCTGATTCTGGAAGCCCGGGATCTCAACCACGCCATCCATCTCATCTCAAATCATCCCGGCGTGAAGATGGGCCCCTGGGAGGTCCGGCCAGCGGCGGACCTGGATCAGGTGATCCGTGAAAGCCAGGCACGGCGGGCTGCATCCAAATAG
- the murB gene encoding UDP-N-acetylmuramate dehydrogenase has translation MTRPLPDALLQVPHRRDVPFSKLTTLGVGGLCHWLFEPTTEAEAQTFVRACAQEGLPWRVLGGGSNLVVLGDVTTPVLRLALPKTVQREGNTLCATASHGHIALAEAAATIGLSGLEFASGIPGSLGGAIRMNAGAYGREWVEVLARYRFLTPEGDLVEKAPEPGEFRYRWSFLTGGRVILSATAALAEGDPAGIRARVAEFRGKRGTSQPLSKRNAGCIFKNPPGQSAGRLIDQAGLKGLRIGDAEVSPEHANFLVNHGKATAAEFAELMARVQAAVAERWGVALEPEVEIWRDDPDGSSSGH, from the coding sequence ATGACGCGCCCCCTGCCCGATGCCCTGCTGCAGGTCCCCCACCGCCGGGACGTGCCCTTCTCGAAACTCACGACGCTGGGTGTGGGTGGGCTTTGCCACTGGCTGTTCGAGCCCACCACGGAAGCGGAGGCCCAGACCTTCGTGCGCGCCTGCGCCCAGGAGGGCCTGCCCTGGCGGGTGCTCGGGGGCGGCTCCAACCTGGTGGTGCTGGGCGATGTGACCACGCCGGTGCTGCGCCTGGCCCTGCCCAAGACGGTGCAGCGCGAGGGCAACACCCTCTGCGCCACCGCCAGCCACGGCCACATCGCCCTGGCCGAAGCCGCGGCGACCATCGGCCTGTCGGGCCTGGAATTCGCCAGCGGCATTCCCGGCTCCCTGGGTGGCGCCATCCGCATGAACGCCGGAGCCTACGGCCGCGAGTGGGTGGAGGTGCTGGCCCGCTACCGCTTCCTCACGCCAGAAGGCGACCTGGTGGAAAAGGCGCCTGAGCCTGGCGAGTTCCGCTACCGCTGGAGTTTCCTCACCGGAGGCCGGGTGATTCTTTCGGCCACGGCAGCGCTGGCCGAAGGCGATCCCGCGGGCATCCGCGCCCGGGTGGCGGAGTTCCGCGGGAAGCGTGGCACCAGCCAGCCCCTCTCCAAGCGCAACGCCGGTTGCATCTTCAAGAACCCGCCCGGCCAGAGCGCCGGCCGCCTCATCGACCAGGCGGGCCTCAAGGGCCTGCGCATCGGCGATGCGGAGGTGAGCCCCGAGCACGCCAACTTCCTGGTGAATCATGGCAAGGCCACCGCCGCCGAGTTCGCCGAGCTGATGGCCCGGGTTCAGGCGGCGGTGGCAGAGCGCTGGGGTGTGGCCCTAGAGCCGGAAGTGGAGATCTGGCGGGATGATCCGGATGGATCGTCCTCCGGTCACTAG
- a CDS encoding GxxExxY protein: MHGELIHGEITEKVLGAAIEVHKHLGPGLLESTYEACLCHELEIRGLSFQRQLQLPLDYKGLRVDAAFRLDLVVEGKIIVELKSQAGVLPVHEAQLMTYMKLAGMRVGLLLNFNVTTMKDGIIRRVL, from the coding sequence GTGCACGGAGAACTGATTCACGGAGAGATCACGGAGAAGGTGCTGGGGGCCGCCATCGAGGTCCACAAGCACTTGGGCCCGGGTCTCCTTGAATCGACTTACGAAGCCTGCCTCTGTCACGAGCTCGAAATTCGCGGACTCTCCTTCCAGCGCCAGCTCCAGCTTCCCCTCGATTACAAAGGCCTTCGAGTGGATGCCGCGTTCCGCCTGGATCTGGTGGTCGAAGGCAAAATCATCGTCGAGCTAAAAAGCCAGGCTGGCGTCCTTCCTGTCCATGAAGCTCAACTGATGACTTACATGAAGCTCGCGGGTATGCGTGTGGGGCTCCTCTTGAACTTCAATGTCACCACCATGAAAGACGGCATCATCCGCCGAGTTCTCTAA
- a CDS encoding TetR/AcrR family transcriptional regulator, translating into MREAKKAKVLEAAQASFLRYGYRRVTMGDIASAAGLSRPALYLHFCNKENIFEAVLRAFMARAIEEVRAGLQGHSSVEDQLRFAFEVWAVRPFGLLTATPDAKELIDCRFEFAREAIDQGAQAFEAELATILAPLLAQTASSGTGPQDVARILTRAVQGFKQTATSPEDLRALIHGLLNLVLPSLAAGRAQGA; encoded by the coding sequence ATGCGGGAAGCGAAAAAAGCCAAGGTGCTCGAGGCCGCCCAGGCCTCCTTCCTTCGTTACGGCTACCGTCGCGTCACCATGGGCGACATCGCCTCGGCGGCGGGCCTTTCCCGCCCCGCCCTGTACCTGCATTTCTGCAACAAGGAGAACATCTTCGAGGCCGTTCTCCGCGCCTTCATGGCCCGGGCCATCGAGGAAGTGCGCGCGGGCCTGCAGGGACACAGTTCCGTGGAGGATCAGCTCCGCTTCGCCTTCGAGGTATGGGCCGTGCGCCCCTTCGGCCTCCTCACGGCCACGCCGGATGCCAAGGAGCTCATCGACTGCCGCTTCGAATTTGCACGGGAGGCCATCGATCAGGGTGCCCAGGCCTTCGAGGCGGAACTGGCCACCATCCTCGCGCCTTTGCTGGCCCAGACAGCCTCCTCCGGGACTGGGCCTCAGGATGTGGCCCGCATCCTCACCCGCGCCGTCCAGGGCTTCAAGCAGACCGCCACCTCACCGGAAGATCTAAGGGCCCTGATCCACGGCCTGTTGAACCTGGTGCTTCCCTCCCTGGCAGCGGGCCGCGCTCAGGGCGCCTGA
- the ftsZ gene encoding cell division protein FtsZ — translation MSETPFLPCPHSLPGANIKVLGVGGAGCNAINRMIESGVTGVQFIAMNTDQQSLAQSKAHLKLPLGPQSSRGLGAGGSAERGAVAAEESREEVLAALQGADMIFITAGMGGGTGTGAAPVLASYARELGALTVAVVITPFAWEGRKKGDLALSGLGNLRDTADTVIVVSNERLKNVCDARVTMKEAFRVADGVLIQGVRGIADLILKPGIINGDFADVEAVLRNGGEALIGTGAGRGEEAVMDALRKALACPLLERAQSGAAANVMVSITADWEVMEASAIETAMNYLQDHYSGRPDIKACTVEGEGMEDRVLVTVLASGFDQEERLEEERRISLHLGSASDGPHMTYASAAAIQSQPLPPNVVSGRVYGEVPAGEQQGPTPTRLLPQAPTPSGELAGGADDLHVPAIMRLGQGRLPIE, via the coding sequence ATGTCCGAGACCCCCTTCCTGCCCTGCCCCCACAGCCTGCCTGGCGCCAACATCAAGGTGCTCGGCGTGGGTGGCGCGGGCTGCAACGCCATCAACCGCATGATTGAAAGCGGCGTCACCGGCGTGCAGTTCATCGCCATGAACACCGATCAGCAGAGCCTCGCCCAGAGCAAGGCCCACTTGAAGTTGCCTCTGGGGCCCCAGAGCAGCCGTGGCTTGGGCGCCGGCGGCAGCGCCGAGCGTGGCGCCGTGGCGGCAGAGGAAAGCAGGGAGGAAGTGCTGGCGGCCCTGCAGGGTGCCGACATGATCTTCATCACCGCCGGCATGGGCGGCGGCACGGGCACCGGTGCGGCTCCCGTGTTGGCCAGCTACGCCCGCGAGCTGGGCGCTCTCACGGTGGCCGTGGTCATCACGCCATTCGCCTGGGAGGGCCGCAAGAAGGGCGATCTGGCCCTCTCCGGCCTCGGCAACCTGCGCGACACCGCCGACACAGTGATCGTCGTCAGCAACGAGCGCCTCAAGAACGTCTGCGATGCCCGCGTCACCATGAAGGAGGCCTTCCGCGTGGCGGACGGTGTGCTCATCCAGGGCGTGCGCGGCATCGCTGATCTCATCCTCAAGCCCGGCATCATCAACGGTGATTTTGCGGACGTGGAAGCCGTGCTGCGCAATGGCGGCGAGGCCCTCATCGGCACCGGTGCGGGTCGCGGCGAAGAGGCCGTCATGGATGCCCTGCGCAAAGCCCTGGCCTGCCCGCTGCTGGAGCGCGCCCAGAGCGGCGCCGCGGCCAACGTCATGGTGTCCATCACCGCCGACTGGGAAGTGATGGAGGCCTCGGCCATCGAGACGGCCATGAACTACCTGCAGGATCACTACAGCGGACGGCCCGACATCAAGGCCTGCACCGTGGAAGGCGAGGGCATGGAAGATCGCGTGCTGGTGACCGTACTGGCCAGCGGCTTCGACCAGGAGGAGCGCCTCGAGGAAGAGCGCCGGATCAGCCTCCATCTGGGCTCGGCCAGCGACGGCCCCCACATGACCTACGCTTCCGCCGCGGCCATTCAGTCCCAGCCCCTGCCCCCCAACGTGGTGAGCGGCCGGGTCTACGGCGAAGTCCCCGCCGGGGAGCAGCAGGGCCCCACGCCCACGCGGCTGCTGCCCCAGGCGCCCACGCCCAGCGGCGAGCTGGCCGGCGGCGCGGATGACCTGCACGTGCCCGCCATCATGCGGCTGGGCCAAGGACGGCTGCCCATCGAGTAG
- a CDS encoding RNA polymerase sigma factor — translation MTATRTEGVTQVVEALFQSESRRILASLIRLLGDFDLAEDGLHDAFAAALEAWPKDGVPDQPRAWLVSTGRFKAIDRLRRAARFLAPLEAVVDLPTEDQPNGLDETLEDDRLRLIFTCCHPVLPLEAATALTLREVCGLTTEAIARAFLVAPSALAQRIVRAKARIREARLPYEVPGREHLPQRLGAVLQVVYLVFNEGYSASSGATVTRPDLSEEAIRLGRLLLELLPEPEVMGLLALMLLQGARGAARTGSQGELVLLEAQDRSLWDAARVAEGRAWANRALASRQVGPYALQAAIAATHAEAMSAASTDWNRIVGLYTLLARLTPSPVVDLNRAVAVAMRDGPEAGLKLTEALMARPGLEAYHLAHAVHADLCRRLGRTEEARGSYQRALQWARQEPERRFLEKRLAELGKR, via the coding sequence ATGACCGCGACCCGCACCGAAGGCGTTACGCAGGTGGTGGAGGCCCTCTTCCAGTCGGAGTCGCGCCGGATTCTCGCCTCCCTCATCCGGCTGCTCGGGGATTTTGATCTGGCGGAAGATGGCCTGCATGACGCCTTCGCCGCTGCCCTGGAAGCCTGGCCGAAGGATGGCGTGCCGGATCAGCCCCGGGCCTGGCTGGTATCCACAGGCCGGTTCAAGGCCATCGACCGGCTGCGCCGAGCCGCACGTTTCCTGGCGCCTCTCGAGGCCGTGGTGGATCTGCCCACGGAAGACCAGCCCAATGGATTGGATGAAACCTTGGAGGATGACCGTCTCCGGCTCATCTTCACATGCTGCCACCCCGTCCTGCCTCTGGAAGCCGCCACTGCGCTGACGTTGCGGGAGGTCTGCGGCCTCACCACCGAAGCCATCGCCCGCGCCTTCCTGGTCGCTCCTTCCGCCCTGGCGCAAAGGATTGTCCGGGCGAAGGCCAGAATCCGGGAGGCGCGCCTTCCCTACGAGGTTCCAGGCCGCGAGCATCTGCCGCAGCGGTTGGGTGCCGTGCTGCAGGTGGTCTACCTCGTGTTCAATGAGGGATACTCAGCCTCCTCGGGGGCCACCGTGACGCGCCCGGACCTGTCGGAAGAGGCCATCCGCCTGGGCCGATTGCTCCTGGAGTTGTTGCCGGAACCTGAGGTCATGGGTCTCTTGGCCCTCATGCTGCTGCAGGGTGCCCGGGGCGCCGCGCGAACCGGATCCCAGGGCGAGCTTGTGCTGTTGGAGGCTCAGGACCGCTCTTTGTGGGATGCGGCGAGGGTGGCTGAGGGCCGCGCATGGGCGAATCGGGCCCTGGCCTCGCGCCAGGTAGGGCCCTATGCGCTTCAGGCCGCCATCGCCGCAACCCACGCTGAGGCCATGAGTGCCGCAAGCACGGATTGGAATCGGATCGTTGGGCTCTACACCCTGCTGGCCCGACTCACCCCTTCCCCGGTGGTGGATCTCAACCGGGCGGTGGCGGTGGCCATGCGGGATGGTCCGGAGGCCGGGTTGAAGCTCACGGAGGCCCTGATGGCCAGGCCTGGCCTGGAGGCGTACCACCTGGCCCATGCGGTTCACGCGGACCTTTGCCGCCGCCTGGGCCGAACGGAGGAGGCCCGGGGCTCCTACCAACGGGCCCTTCAATGGGCGCGGCAGGAGCCGGAGCGGCGGTTTCTCGAAAAACGGCTGGCGGAGCTCGGAAAAAGGTGA
- the ftsA gene encoding cell division protein FtsA has translation MQQRAVLLGLDLGASKVVAVVAVQEEDGTLNVTGTGQASPQGGMTQGQITDMDLSTRAIVRAVEEAMNTAGQAKVDGIRVAVDGIQFKGENLRDSITISSGDKIITASDRDRVLEQATNSCKLAKEELVLHRIPQIFHIKGQRDIRNPVGMFGETLEAEVRIVVAPSPVIMNIQLALKNAGLHGADLMYSPLASAEAVLSREDRENGAVVVDIGEQLTHLGIFLHGTLFHSAVIPIGGAHFTRDLEITKHLGGIAASERIKMRFGTVLPSHVPAEESIELEEEGRLVSRREIAEVLQARAAELLNLVLAEMGRTGLMHEIHGGVHLVGGGALLTHLPILAQTLLGRPRVVLGRIQGVMGLPQATGNPFFVNALGAVKSLSRDMSEVRGKTDRGDGFLGRFKKLF, from the coding sequence ATGCAGCAGCGCGCCGTACTTCTGGGACTCGACCTTGGGGCAAGCAAGGTGGTGGCGGTGGTGGCCGTCCAGGAGGAAGACGGGACCCTCAATGTGACCGGCACCGGCCAGGCTTCGCCGCAGGGGGGCATGACCCAGGGCCAGATCACCGACATGGACCTCAGCACCCGGGCCATTGTGCGGGCCGTGGAAGAGGCCATGAACACCGCGGGCCAGGCCAAAGTGGATGGCATCCGCGTGGCCGTGGACGGCATCCAGTTCAAGGGTGAGAACCTCCGCGATTCCATCACCATCAGCAGCGGCGACAAGATCATCACGGCCTCCGACCGCGACCGCGTGCTGGAGCAGGCCACCAACAGCTGCAAGCTGGCGAAGGAGGAGCTGGTCCTCCACCGCATCCCCCAGATCTTCCACATCAAGGGCCAGCGCGACATCCGGAACCCCGTGGGCATGTTTGGCGAAACCCTGGAGGCCGAGGTCCGCATCGTCGTGGCCCCCAGCCCCGTGATCATGAACATCCAGCTGGCGCTGAAGAACGCCGGCCTGCACGGCGCGGATCTGATGTATTCGCCGCTCGCGAGTGCCGAGGCCGTGCTGAGCCGTGAGGACCGAGAGAACGGCGCGGTGGTGGTCGACATCGGCGAACAGCTCACGCACCTGGGCATCTTCCTCCACGGCACCCTGTTCCATTCCGCCGTCATTCCCATCGGCGGCGCCCACTTCACCCGCGATCTGGAAATCACCAAGCATCTGGGAGGCATTGCGGCTTCGGAACGCATCAAGATGCGCTTCGGCACGGTGCTGCCCAGCCACGTGCCCGCGGAAGAATCCATCGAGCTGGAAGAAGAGGGCCGCCTGGTCTCCCGGCGCGAGATCGCCGAAGTGCTGCAGGCCCGCGCCGCCGAGCTGCTCAACCTGGTGCTCGCCGAAATGGGCCGCACGGGCCTCATGCACGAGATCCATGGCGGCGTGCACCTGGTGGGTGGCGGCGCCCTGCTGACGCACCTGCCCATCCTGGCCCAGACCCTGCTGGGCCGACCCCGCGTGGTGCTGGGCCGCATCCAGGGCGTGATGGGCCTGCCGCAGGCCACCGGCAACCCCTTCTTCGTGAACGCCCTGGGGGCCGTCAAGTCCCTCTCCCGTGACATGAGCGAAGTGCGCGGCAAGACCGACCGCGGCGATGGTTTCCTCGGCCGTTTCAAGAAGCTGTTCTAA
- a CDS encoding cell division protein FtsQ/DivIB yields MAMLPRTRPKRPWMPWARAGITLAVIGAAGWGLMELGTRYLGLQKLVIEQVNVSGCRGERQAEIQKLAEQLVLGKPLFWVDAEELRARIEAKRWVRGLQIRKDPPDRLSLAIEERRPVLWLVRSNGVFLVSDDGVLLDRVNPANLNPIPVVVDPSSQTDQGLARLVSAARILREKQQGFYERITELRDSPKGPVAYIEGLSAPIFLSRQDVTKNVPNFQGLFVDRLSQRPDLARLRYVDLRWDDEVAVGEPEDAPAPAKPPR; encoded by the coding sequence ATGGCCATGCTTCCCCGAACCCGCCCCAAACGCCCCTGGATGCCCTGGGCGCGAGCAGGCATCACCCTCGCGGTGATCGGCGCCGCGGGCTGGGGCCTCATGGAGCTGGGAACCCGCTACCTGGGCCTGCAGAAACTGGTCATTGAACAGGTGAACGTGAGCGGCTGCCGGGGTGAACGGCAGGCCGAGATCCAGAAGCTGGCCGAACAACTGGTCCTGGGCAAGCCCCTGTTCTGGGTGGATGCCGAGGAGCTTCGCGCGCGCATCGAAGCCAAGCGCTGGGTGCGGGGCCTCCAGATTCGCAAGGACCCACCAGACCGTCTGAGCCTCGCCATCGAGGAGCGACGGCCCGTGCTCTGGCTGGTGCGCAGCAACGGCGTGTTCCTGGTGTCCGACGACGGCGTGCTGCTGGATCGCGTCAATCCTGCCAACTTAAACCCCATTCCCGTGGTGGTGGATCCCTCCAGCCAGACAGATCAGGGATTGGCCCGGTTAGTTAGTGCTGCGCGCATACTCCGGGAAAAACAGCAGGGCTTTTACGAACGCATTACAGAGCTTCGAGACAGCCCAAAGGGGCCTGTGGCCTACATCGAAGGGCTTAGCGCGCCTATTTTTCTTTCTCGCCAAGATGTGACGAAAAACGTTCCTAATTTTCAAGGACTCTTCGTGGATCGCCTCTCCCAGCGGCCGGATCTGGCCCGGCTCCGCTACGTGGACCTGCGTTGGGATGACGAAGTCGCCGTGGGCGAACCTGAGGACGCCCCCGCCCCGGCAAAGCCGCCACGCTGA